One region of Arthrobacter sp. StoSoilB22 genomic DNA includes:
- a CDS encoding alcohol dehydrogenase catalytic domain-containing protein, whose amino-acid sequence MSIETAAETTSLTMGAAVWTGPDTIAYRTIPLPEVPEGWALVRSELTGICGTDFSILHGSHPRAEAPVVMGHEITGIVEVAAPGGPAVGTRVIVEPLIHCGNCHPCRQGDTHVCRSLKLYGIDVAGSLAEYVTLPAETLIPISSGVPVQEAALAEPLAVAVHAVSRSGLRGGERVVVFGAGPIGILTALVARHEGAGSVLISEPSEERRKVAEELGFDTVPTGSDPVAAVLDATGGDGADIVFDSAAHPSVAALLPKAVRVLGTIVLVGVYKKPVEVDLQALTFAENTVVGVRVYTRADVERAVELIEGGNLGLGRIPVEVFPLDQTLAALTKAMTAGAVLKVFVGPATATAAAAPGKEEE is encoded by the coding sequence ATGAGCATCGAAACTGCAGCTGAAACCACGTCACTGACCATGGGCGCAGCCGTCTGGACCGGTCCGGACACCATCGCATACCGGACCATTCCGCTCCCCGAGGTGCCGGAAGGTTGGGCATTGGTCCGGTCAGAGCTCACTGGTATTTGCGGGACGGACTTTTCCATCCTTCATGGCAGCCACCCCCGGGCCGAAGCGCCGGTGGTGATGGGTCATGAGATCACGGGAATCGTAGAGGTCGCAGCCCCGGGGGGTCCGGCCGTGGGAACACGGGTGATCGTGGAGCCGCTGATTCATTGCGGGAACTGCCACCCGTGCCGCCAGGGTGACACGCATGTGTGCCGGAGCCTGAAGCTGTACGGGATTGACGTCGCCGGGTCCTTGGCAGAGTACGTTACTTTGCCGGCGGAAACACTCATCCCCATTAGCTCCGGGGTTCCGGTCCAGGAAGCTGCGTTGGCTGAGCCCCTGGCGGTGGCGGTGCATGCGGTGTCCCGGTCCGGGCTTCGCGGCGGGGAGCGGGTGGTGGTGTTCGGTGCCGGTCCTATCGGCATCCTCACCGCCTTGGTCGCCCGGCATGAAGGGGCCGGCAGCGTGCTGATTTCCGAGCCCTCGGAAGAGCGCCGCAAGGTGGCCGAGGAGCTGGGCTTTGACACCGTCCCTACCGGCTCCGACCCCGTGGCAGCCGTTCTGGACGCTACGGGTGGGGACGGCGCGGACATCGTGTTCGATTCCGCAGCCCACCCCTCCGTGGCGGCACTGTTGCCTAAAGCTGTCCGGGTGCTGGGCACCATCGTCTTGGTGGGTGTGTACAAGAAACCCGTCGAGGTGGACCTGCAAGCCCTGACCTTTGCAGAGAACACGGTGGTGGGTGTCCGCGTCTACACGCGGGCCGACGTCGAACGCGCCGTGGAACTGATCGAGGGCGGCAATCTCGGGCTCGGACGCATCCCCGTGGAGGTCTTCCCCCTCGATCAAACGCTGGCCGCGTTGACCAAAGCCATGACCGCCGGGGCGGTCCTCAAAGTATTCGTGGGCCCCGCCACCGCCACGGCGGCAGCGGCCCCCGGCAAGGAAGAAGAATGA
- a CDS encoding C-terminal binding protein, with the protein MPQPTTPTHPTKIVITDCDHDSIDIERAVARAAGVELVLAQCRTEDEVIHAAAGADAIVVQYAPITAKVLDALPGLKAIGRYGVGVDTLDVAAATARGVAVCNVPDYGTEDVSDHAIALAVSLARGITQLDRGVRRGEYSLGPVQPLHRISERVFGVVGLGLIGAATGRKAKGLGYQVIGSDPLLAPGDVTEDGITVVSFEELIAGADVISLHVPLNQHTHHLINGDVLDRVKPGAVLVNTCRGGVVDTEAVAAALTDGRLHAAGLDVFEVEPLPRTSPLLELDNAVLTPHAAWYSEESYAELKRRTVENVVEVCAGRTPRNILNIEVLMGSVSA; encoded by the coding sequence ATGCCGCAACCCACCACCCCCACTCATCCCACCAAAATAGTCATCACCGACTGTGATCATGATTCGATCGATATTGAGCGTGCTGTCGCCCGGGCTGCCGGCGTTGAGCTGGTGTTGGCTCAGTGCCGGACCGAGGACGAGGTCATCCATGCTGCTGCCGGCGCGGACGCGATCGTTGTGCAGTACGCGCCTATTACAGCCAAGGTTTTGGACGCGTTGCCGGGCCTGAAAGCGATAGGCCGTTACGGCGTCGGGGTTGACACGCTCGACGTCGCAGCGGCCACTGCGCGCGGCGTCGCCGTCTGTAACGTTCCCGACTACGGCACCGAAGACGTCAGCGATCACGCGATCGCGTTGGCTGTGAGCCTGGCCCGCGGGATTACGCAGCTGGACCGTGGCGTGCGCCGCGGCGAATATTCGCTGGGGCCGGTTCAGCCGTTGCACCGGATCAGTGAGCGCGTGTTCGGGGTGGTGGGTTTGGGCCTGATTGGTGCAGCCACGGGCCGGAAAGCAAAGGGACTCGGTTACCAGGTCATTGGTTCGGATCCGCTGCTGGCTCCCGGGGATGTCACGGAGGACGGGATCACTGTGGTGAGCTTCGAGGAACTCATTGCCGGTGCTGATGTGATCTCCCTCCATGTGCCGCTCAACCAGCACACCCATCACCTGATCAACGGTGACGTCCTGGACCGGGTGAAGCCGGGCGCTGTGCTCGTCAACACTTGCCGCGGCGGAGTGGTGGATACCGAGGCCGTGGCAGCAGCCCTCACGGACGGTCGTCTGCATGCTGCCGGCCTGGACGTCTTCGAAGTCGAACCGTTGCCCAGGACCAGTCCGTTGCTCGAGCTGGACAACGCGGTCCTCACGCCCCATGCGGCTTGGTACAGCGAGGAATCCTACGCGGAACTCAAGCGACGCACGGTGGAGAATGTGGTGGAGGTGTGCGCCGGCCGCACACCGCGGAACATCCTTAACATTGAGGTGTTGATGGGGAGCGTGTCCGCATGA
- a CDS encoding DUF6458 family protein — MRIGSSIALIAIGAILAFALAPGIIPFLDQVLVGYILIGVGIIGLIISIAMSNRTRRTVVERRGDPHTVVERRPEV, encoded by the coding sequence ATGAGAATTGGTTCTTCCATTGCACTGATTGCCATCGGAGCTATTCTGGCTTTCGCGCTCGCCCCCGGAATCATCCCCTTCCTCGACCAAGTCCTGGTCGGCTACATTTTGATCGGGGTCGGCATCATCGGCCTCATCATCTCCATCGCCATGTCCAACAGGACCCGCCGCACTGTTGTTGAACGCCGCGGCGATCCCCACACGGTTGTCGAGCGGCGCCCCGAGGTCTAG
- a CDS encoding histidine phosphatase family protein, producing the protein MESMTLTTFALVRHGQTDWNAERRLQGATDIPLNDVGRGQARDAVDFLSDQAWDTVVSSPLSRAAETARIIADGLGLKVARLVPELTERSFGPAEGLQAGPELEALRIPGGFRGGETDQAAADRGIAALESLAEEFAGKRVLVVAHGTLIRLTLSQAIGRTLSSVQNAVLNLAHHHVTDGWQLEYFNGERVTADVQP; encoded by the coding sequence ATGGAAAGCATGACCCTCACAACTTTCGCCCTCGTCCGCCACGGCCAAACCGACTGGAACGCGGAGCGCAGGTTGCAGGGGGCCACTGACATCCCGCTCAACGACGTCGGCCGCGGACAGGCGCGCGACGCCGTCGACTTCCTCTCAGACCAGGCATGGGACACCGTAGTGTCCTCGCCACTGAGCCGTGCCGCCGAAACTGCCCGGATCATCGCCGACGGCCTGGGACTCAAAGTTGCCCGGCTGGTTCCGGAGCTCACCGAGCGCAGTTTCGGTCCCGCCGAAGGACTCCAGGCAGGGCCCGAGCTGGAGGCATTGCGCATCCCGGGCGGCTTCCGTGGAGGCGAAACAGACCAGGCCGCTGCTGACCGCGGCATTGCCGCCTTGGAATCACTAGCTGAAGAATTCGCCGGCAAACGCGTCCTGGTGGTTGCACACGGCACCCTGATTCGGCTGACCTTGAGCCAAGCGATCGGCCGCACCCTGAGCAGCGTGCAGAACGCTGTGCTCAACCTGGCCCACCACCATGTGACCGACGGCTGGCAGCTGGAGTACTTCAACGGCGAGCGCGTCACGGCCGACGTCCAGCCCTAA
- a CDS encoding bifunctional 4-hydroxy-2-oxoglutarate aldolase/2-dehydro-3-deoxy-phosphogluconate aldolase, whose translation MNNSHNPARPAPSAILTAHPVVAVMRAHHAREYAPVIEALIRGGVRSIELTLSTEGVFAELPRLKERFGTDAEIGVGTITTVDHAKQALEVGADYLVTPATVTAVVSAAVERNIPVFPGGLTPTELLAGWEAGATAVKLFPASTVGPGYISQLRGPFPQMRIVPSGGIGIEDAPAWIAAGALAVSLGGPLLRDAFTGGNLTKLTARAEKLSKLVAEAVDARTAT comes from the coding sequence ATGAACAACTCTCACAACCCGGCACGCCCGGCCCCCTCGGCGATCCTGACAGCCCATCCTGTGGTGGCCGTCATGCGGGCACACCACGCCCGCGAGTACGCCCCCGTGATCGAGGCGCTGATCCGCGGCGGGGTCCGGTCCATTGAGCTGACACTGAGCACCGAGGGCGTGTTCGCCGAACTGCCCCGGCTTAAGGAACGCTTCGGTACGGACGCCGAAATCGGCGTCGGCACCATCACCACCGTGGACCACGCCAAGCAGGCACTCGAGGTAGGCGCGGACTACCTTGTCACCCCCGCGACGGTCACCGCAGTGGTGAGCGCCGCCGTCGAACGTAACATTCCGGTGTTCCCGGGTGGCCTGACACCCACCGAACTACTCGCCGGCTGGGAAGCCGGCGCCACCGCCGTGAAGCTCTTCCCCGCCTCCACGGTCGGACCCGGCTACATCAGCCAACTCCGCGGACCCTTCCCACAAATGCGGATCGTTCCCTCCGGCGGCATCGGAATCGAGGACGCACCGGCCTGGATCGCAGCCGGCGCCCTGGCCGTGAGCCTCGGCGGCCCACTGCTGCGCGACGCCTTCACCGGCGGGAACCTGACCAAACTCACCGCACGCGCCGAAAAACTCAGCAAGCTCGTGGCTGAGGCCGTGGACGCGAGGACAGCCACATGA
- a CDS encoding glycoside hydrolase family 15 protein, translating into MARIEDYAIIGDLNTAALVGRSGSIDWMCLPRFDSPACFAALLHNPDAGRWLLAPAGTPDGGNSTRRQYREDTLILETEWEVDGGSVRVIDFMPVRDDAVDLVRIVEGLSGEVTMKMELVLRFDYGRVVPWVRHSEHGISAVAGPDSAYLTTPVTLEGRDKRTYSEFTVKAGDRVPFVLRWAPSHEREPRRIDPFRAVAGTEKFWLEWIGRSEMSGKYKEPVERSLITLKALTYAPTGGIVAAATTSLPEQLGGPRNWDYRYCWLRDATLTLQSLLAAGYTEEAGAWRDWLLRAIAGDPSELQIVYGLDGARRLPEADIPWLSGYEGSQPVRTGNAAAPQLQLDVWGEVLDGLSLTRAASPQGTVDTSWDIQVALMEYLEGAWNQPDNGLWEMRGPRRHFTHSKVMAWVAADRMVKAVRTSGLPGPADRWAALRSEIHADVMTKGFDEKLNTFVQSYGSTELDASLLLIPRVGFLPHRHPRVAGTVDAIQKGLSDDGLVLRYRTQSGHDGLPGDEGVFLACSFWLVDALLGIGRTGEATELFERLLSLRNDVGLLSEEWDPRTQRHLGNTPQAFSHFPLIHSALQLHQGEAHSSDTPLHQSKHPERASGSTLRNGPRLR; encoded by the coding sequence ATGGCCAGGATCGAGGACTACGCCATCATCGGGGACCTGAACACGGCTGCCTTGGTGGGGCGCAGCGGCTCCATCGACTGGATGTGCCTGCCGCGCTTCGACTCCCCGGCCTGCTTCGCCGCACTGCTGCATAACCCCGACGCTGGCCGCTGGCTCCTCGCCCCCGCCGGGACACCCGACGGGGGAAACAGCACGCGACGCCAGTACCGCGAGGACACGTTGATCCTGGAAACGGAGTGGGAAGTTGACGGCGGCTCGGTCCGGGTGATCGATTTCATGCCCGTCCGCGACGACGCCGTGGATCTGGTGCGGATCGTCGAGGGGCTGTCCGGCGAGGTAACCATGAAAATGGAGTTGGTTCTGCGCTTCGACTACGGCCGGGTGGTGCCGTGGGTCCGGCATAGCGAGCACGGCATCAGCGCGGTGGCCGGCCCCGACTCGGCCTACCTCACCACCCCGGTCACCCTGGAGGGCCGGGACAAGCGCACCTACAGCGAATTCACGGTGAAAGCAGGCGACCGCGTTCCGTTCGTGCTGCGATGGGCGCCAAGCCACGAACGGGAGCCCCGGCGGATTGATCCCTTCCGTGCCGTTGCCGGAACGGAGAAGTTTTGGCTTGAATGGATTGGCCGCAGTGAGATGTCCGGCAAATACAAGGAGCCGGTGGAACGGTCCCTGATCACCCTTAAAGCCCTGACGTACGCACCTACCGGTGGGATTGTGGCCGCCGCAACTACGTCCTTGCCCGAGCAATTGGGCGGGCCGCGGAACTGGGACTACCGGTACTGCTGGCTGCGCGACGCCACGCTGACCTTGCAGTCGCTGCTCGCTGCGGGCTACACCGAGGAAGCCGGCGCGTGGCGGGATTGGCTGCTGCGCGCTATCGCCGGCGACCCTTCAGAGCTTCAGATTGTGTACGGGCTCGACGGCGCCAGGAGACTTCCGGAGGCGGACATTCCCTGGCTCTCCGGTTACGAAGGTTCACAGCCGGTCCGTACCGGAAACGCCGCTGCCCCGCAGCTTCAGTTGGACGTGTGGGGCGAGGTACTGGATGGTCTCTCACTGACCCGGGCTGCTTCTCCTCAGGGCACGGTGGACACGTCATGGGACATCCAGGTGGCGTTGATGGAGTACCTGGAGGGTGCATGGAACCAGCCCGACAACGGGCTGTGGGAAATGCGCGGACCGCGCCGGCACTTCACCCATTCCAAGGTGATGGCCTGGGTGGCTGCGGACCGCATGGTCAAGGCGGTGCGTACATCCGGCTTGCCCGGCCCGGCTGACAGGTGGGCGGCGCTTCGCAGCGAGATCCACGCTGACGTCATGACCAAAGGCTTCGACGAAAAACTCAACACCTTCGTCCAGTCCTACGGCAGTACGGAATTGGACGCGAGCCTGCTCCTCATTCCACGGGTGGGTTTCCTGCCGCACCGGCACCCGCGGGTTGCCGGGACCGTAGATGCCATCCAGAAAGGACTTAGCGATGACGGCTTGGTCCTGCGTTACCGCACCCAGTCCGGGCACGACGGACTCCCGGGCGACGAAGGTGTCTTTCTGGCGTGCTCGTTTTGGTTGGTGGACGCGCTGCTGGGAATCGGCCGCACCGGCGAGGCGACCGAGCTCTTTGAGCGACTACTCAGCCTGCGCAACGATGTGGGCCTGCTCAGCGAGGAGTGGGATCCTCGGACGCAACGGCACCTCGGCAACACACCGCAGGCATTCAGCCACTTCCCGCTGATCCACAGCGCGCTTCAACTCCACCAGGGCGAAGCCCACAGCAGTGACACGCCGCTCCATCAATCCAAACATCCAGAGCGAGCCAGCGGCTCTACCCTTCGGAATGGCCCTCGCCTTCGGTGA
- a CDS encoding MFS transporter: protein MTENSVVQNARRPGTGTPSEVKNVRRAAWAGLIGTALEQYDFVIYGTASAIIFNTIFFPNVEPAIGILAAFGAYAVGFGARPLGGLFFSKYGDKLGRKWVLVATLFLMGIATFAIGLLPTYQQAGLWAPALLVACRFLQGFGAGAEQAGGVVLIAETAPKGTRGKYASLVFVGAAAGTALGAVVWILVQMMPKEALESYGWRLVFFSSIFVTIAAYVIRRKLKESPVFQELQEEGAIGKKDTPVADVVKNGRKNLFRVFFMNVGANAHSYLFQVFLGSYLISQLKIDATFIPKVLLVGALFACVSAYVFGNLSDRFGRRSMYLVVTTFLFIFPVPAFLLINTGNLFLISLVIVLGFIFAAQGSVGVQSAYFPELFGARYRYAGVALGREFSSVFGGGIAPLICSALVTAFSGSWVPVAIYMMAIMGISLFTTIKSPETVDRDLLLEEDAK from the coding sequence TTGACTGAGAACAGCGTTGTTCAGAATGCCCGCCGGCCAGGTACCGGCACCCCATCCGAGGTGAAGAACGTCCGCCGCGCCGCATGGGCCGGACTGATCGGAACTGCCTTGGAGCAGTACGACTTCGTGATCTACGGAACCGCCTCCGCGATCATCTTCAACACGATCTTCTTCCCCAACGTAGAGCCCGCAATCGGCATCCTCGCAGCGTTCGGAGCCTACGCCGTGGGCTTCGGCGCGCGGCCCCTGGGTGGACTCTTCTTCTCCAAATACGGCGACAAGTTGGGCCGCAAGTGGGTGCTGGTGGCCACCCTTTTCCTCATGGGCATCGCCACTTTCGCCATCGGGCTTCTTCCCACATACCAGCAAGCCGGGCTCTGGGCACCAGCGCTGCTGGTTGCCTGCAGGTTCCTTCAAGGCTTCGGCGCCGGTGCTGAGCAGGCCGGCGGCGTGGTCCTGATTGCGGAAACCGCTCCCAAGGGCACGCGCGGCAAGTACGCCTCACTCGTCTTCGTAGGGGCCGCGGCCGGCACGGCGCTTGGAGCTGTGGTGTGGATTCTGGTCCAAATGATGCCCAAGGAAGCCCTGGAGTCCTACGGATGGCGACTGGTCTTCTTCTCCTCCATTTTCGTGACGATCGCCGCCTACGTCATCCGCCGAAAGCTCAAAGAGTCCCCGGTCTTCCAGGAACTTCAGGAAGAAGGCGCTATCGGCAAGAAGGACACCCCGGTGGCAGATGTGGTCAAGAACGGCCGCAAGAACCTTTTCCGCGTGTTCTTCATGAACGTCGGCGCCAACGCCCACTCCTACCTGTTCCAGGTGTTCCTGGGTTCCTACCTCATCAGCCAACTCAAGATCGACGCGACGTTCATACCGAAGGTCCTGCTGGTGGGCGCCCTGTTCGCGTGCGTGTCCGCTTACGTTTTTGGCAACCTCTCGGACAGATTCGGTCGTCGGTCCATGTACTTGGTGGTCACCACGTTCCTCTTCATCTTCCCCGTCCCGGCCTTCCTGCTGATCAATACCGGCAACCTGTTCCTGATTTCGCTGGTCATCGTCCTGGGCTTCATCTTTGCCGCCCAGGGATCCGTAGGCGTCCAATCCGCATACTTCCCTGAGCTCTTCGGCGCACGCTACCGCTACGCCGGCGTGGCACTTGGCCGCGAGTTCTCCTCCGTTTTCGGCGGCGGCATAGCCCCGCTGATCTGTTCCGCATTGGTTACTGCCTTTAGCGGATCCTGGGTCCCGGTTGCCATCTACATGATGGCCATCATGGGGATCAGCCTGTTCACCACCATCAAATCCCCGGAGACGGTCGACCGCGACCTTCTCCTTGAAGAGGACGCCAAGTAA
- a CDS encoding SDR family oxidoreductase → MKDTTGTDTGTTETVALRAPFDLTGSTAAITGASRGIGLGIGLGLVRAGANIVALQRGPLAPELAAAAAEAGVRAEAVAIDLSSQDSVTHGIETTLGRHRIDILVNNAGTQIRHDSVEFPLEDFDAVMNINTRAVFQLCQGFGKPMVERGHGKIINLASLLSFQGGLRVPAYAASKGAVAQLTKALCNEWAPHGVNVNAVAPGYIATDMNEALLANTVRNEQISTRIPAARWGTGNDLAGAVVFLASPAADYIHGIVLPVDGGWLAR, encoded by the coding sequence ATGAAAGACACAACGGGAACTGACACCGGCACCACTGAGACCGTGGCGCTGCGGGCGCCTTTTGACCTGACCGGCTCGACGGCGGCCATCACCGGAGCTTCCCGCGGCATCGGCTTGGGCATCGGATTGGGATTGGTCCGGGCGGGCGCGAACATTGTCGCGCTCCAACGCGGCCCGCTCGCCCCGGAACTGGCAGCAGCCGCGGCAGAAGCCGGCGTGAGGGCCGAGGCCGTGGCCATCGACCTGTCCAGCCAGGACTCCGTCACCCATGGTATCGAAACGACGCTGGGCAGGCACCGGATCGACATCCTGGTCAACAACGCCGGCACGCAGATCCGCCATGATTCCGTGGAGTTCCCGTTGGAAGACTTCGACGCGGTCATGAACATCAATACCCGGGCCGTGTTCCAGCTTTGCCAAGGCTTCGGCAAGCCCATGGTCGAACGCGGGCACGGCAAAATCATCAACCTCGCATCCCTGCTGTCCTTCCAGGGCGGCTTACGGGTCCCGGCCTACGCAGCATCCAAGGGAGCGGTAGCCCAACTGACCAAAGCCCTCTGCAACGAATGGGCCCCGCACGGGGTGAACGTCAACGCCGTCGCGCCCGGTTACATCGCCACGGACATGAACGAGGCACTCTTGGCCAACACCGTGCGGAACGAACAAATCTCCACCAGGATCCCGGCAGCCCGCTGGGGAACAGGGAACGACCTCGCCGGCGCGGTGGTGTTCCTGGCCTCCCCGGCCGCGGACTACATCCACGGCATCGTCCTGCCCGTGGACGGCGGGTGGCTGGCCCGATGA
- a CDS encoding NAD(P)-dependent alcohol dehydrogenase, translated as MTTGQQAKESRHHKRRSIPGPFMRAIVQEGYGSADVLREAQVPRPAIGENEVLVKVQAAGLDRGTWHITSGLPYALRPVYGFRAPRHPVPGLDLAGTVEAVGSQVTRFVVGDHVFGSGKGTFAEYAAAGENHLAHKPSGISFEQAAAVPVSACTALIALRAGGIDPMKASMPKEKAAASRELSVLITGASGGVGSYAVQLAKAAGARVTGVASTAKLDLVRTLGADHVIDYTTEDFADGAERYDVIIDIAGNPSVARLRRSLTPAGTAVITGGEEGGSWTGSMDRQLRAVALSPFIKQRLTMIVGTQTAGDLEHLAELLDAGTITPAIDRTFPLAQVPEAMRYFDAGKARGKVVITI; from the coding sequence ATGACCACTGGTCAGCAAGCCAAGGAATCACGTCATCACAAGCGGCGGTCCATACCGGGCCCGTTCATGAGGGCCATTGTTCAGGAGGGTTACGGTTCCGCCGACGTCCTGCGCGAGGCTCAGGTCCCGCGCCCCGCCATAGGTGAGAATGAAGTACTGGTGAAGGTTCAGGCCGCCGGGTTGGATCGCGGGACATGGCACATCACCAGCGGTTTGCCGTATGCGCTGCGCCCGGTCTACGGTTTCCGCGCTCCGAGGCATCCCGTTCCCGGGCTGGACCTCGCCGGTACCGTTGAGGCGGTGGGTTCACAAGTGACGCGGTTTGTTGTGGGTGACCATGTCTTCGGGTCGGGGAAGGGAACCTTCGCTGAGTACGCCGCTGCCGGTGAAAATCATCTTGCGCACAAGCCCTCGGGTATTAGCTTCGAGCAGGCCGCTGCGGTGCCGGTTTCAGCCTGCACTGCCCTGATTGCGCTGCGCGCCGGCGGTATTGATCCGATGAAGGCCTCGATGCCAAAGGAAAAGGCGGCGGCATCCAGGGAGCTCAGCGTACTGATCACCGGCGCCTCCGGAGGCGTGGGCAGCTACGCGGTGCAGCTCGCCAAGGCTGCAGGCGCCCGGGTCACCGGCGTTGCCAGCACCGCCAAGCTGGACTTGGTCCGAACCCTCGGCGCAGACCACGTCATCGACTACACCACGGAGGATTTTGCTGATGGCGCGGAACGCTACGACGTCATCATCGACATCGCAGGCAACCCGTCCGTTGCCCGACTTCGGCGGTCGCTCACCCCTGCCGGTACTGCTGTGATCACCGGTGGTGAGGAAGGCGGCTCGTGGACGGGGAGCATGGATCGCCAATTGCGGGCAGTGGCACTCTCCCCGTTCATCAAGCAGCGGCTCACCATGATAGTGGGAACCCAGACGGCTGGGGATCTGGAACACCTTGCGGAGCTCTTGGACGCAGGAACCATCACTCCTGCAATAGACCGAACGTTTCCGCTGGCGCAGGTCCCCGAGGCCATGCGTTATTTCGACGCCGGTAAAGCCCGCGGGAAGGTGGTCATCACCATCTAA
- a CDS encoding TetR/AcrR family transcriptional regulator C-terminal domain-containing protein — protein MNPFQAEGDPVTAAAQRLPLSRERVLECAVALADESGLAALTIRTLAHSMGTKPMSLYYYVANKDEILDGIVDMVFSEIDLPASDGDWREEMQRRATGVRAALKRHPWAVGLVESRSAPGPATLRHHEATLDTLRSAGFSVQLTAHAYALLDSYIYGFAAQEAALPFEGRDTAAEITKPIMERFSTGEYPRMVEIAVEHVLKPGYDFGDEFMFGLDLILDGLQRLKAGTE, from the coding sequence ATGAACCCGTTCCAAGCCGAGGGAGATCCCGTGACCGCAGCAGCCCAGCGCCTCCCCCTGAGCCGGGAACGCGTCCTGGAGTGCGCCGTCGCGCTCGCGGACGAATCCGGGCTCGCTGCGTTGACCATCCGCACGCTTGCTCACAGCATGGGAACCAAACCCATGTCGCTCTACTACTACGTAGCCAACAAGGACGAAATCCTGGACGGAATCGTGGACATGGTCTTCAGCGAAATCGACCTTCCGGCGTCCGACGGCGATTGGCGCGAAGAGATGCAGCGGCGGGCAACGGGAGTGCGAGCGGCACTAAAGCGGCACCCCTGGGCAGTCGGGCTGGTGGAAAGCCGGTCCGCCCCGGGACCGGCCACACTCCGGCACCATGAAGCGACACTCGACACTTTGCGGAGTGCGGGGTTCTCTGTGCAACTGACGGCCCACGCTTATGCCCTACTGGACAGCTACATCTACGGATTCGCCGCCCAGGAAGCTGCCCTGCCGTTCGAAGGCCGCGACACTGCAGCGGAAATCACCAAACCCATCATGGAGCGCTTCTCCACAGGTGAGTATCCGCGCATGGTGGAGATCGCCGTCGAGCATGTCCTCAAACCCGGCTACGACTTTGGCGACGAGTTCATGTTCGGCCTCGACCTCATCCTGGATGGACTCCAACGGTTGAAAGCCGGCACCGAATAA
- a CDS encoding SDR family oxidoreductase, whose translation MAEDLPVLVVGATGFLGGQVVDELLKRGKKVRALVRPKSNAAKLVAKGVEIARGDMLDTASLITAMTGVSAAISTAAGYTRNDKNATAIDTFGNNNLAVAAKHARVPRFVLISIVTCDQTPQIPHFWNKKKAEDTFEDLGVPFVALRPGAFFDQAVGMGGDPFAKGRFVWLGSKDARLTFVLASDVAAYLAEAVDADVVEGERIDIGWSRPVSIHEAAELAGRRAGKQIKVMSVPAGAIAGLGKVTAKVLPLVGDMASMVAWFETGRYVADISRQEQVFGPAPTPEDAIGRVAERYGH comes from the coding sequence GTGGCCGAAGACCTACCTGTCCTTGTTGTTGGTGCTACGGGTTTCCTGGGTGGCCAAGTGGTGGACGAGCTTCTCAAGCGTGGCAAGAAAGTCCGCGCTTTGGTGAGACCGAAGTCCAATGCGGCCAAGCTTGTTGCCAAGGGTGTTGAGATTGCCCGCGGGGATATGCTGGACACCGCCTCCTTGATCACTGCGATGACCGGTGTTTCGGCGGCGATCTCGACGGCGGCCGGCTATACGCGCAATGACAAGAACGCCACAGCGATCGACACTTTCGGCAACAACAACCTGGCTGTCGCGGCGAAGCACGCCCGGGTGCCGCGCTTCGTGCTCATCAGCATCGTCACGTGCGACCAGACTCCCCAGATTCCCCATTTCTGGAACAAGAAGAAGGCCGAGGACACTTTCGAAGATCTCGGTGTTCCCTTTGTGGCCCTCAGGCCCGGCGCGTTCTTCGACCAAGCGGTGGGGATGGGCGGGGATCCCTTCGCGAAGGGCCGCTTCGTGTGGCTCGGTTCCAAGGATGCCCGGCTCACTTTCGTCCTGGCCAGTGACGTCGCCGCGTACCTTGCGGAGGCGGTGGACGCGGACGTTGTTGAGGGTGAGCGGATTGACATCGGGTGGAGCCGGCCGGTGAGTATTCATGAAGCGGCGGAGCTGGCTGGCCGTCGGGCGGGAAAGCAGATCAAGGTGATGTCCGTACCCGCCGGTGCCATAGCGGGACTCGGTAAAGTGACCGCGAAAGTCCTGCCGTTGGTGGGCGATATGGCAAGCATGGTGGCGTGGTTCGAGACCGGCAGGTACGTTGCGGACATCAGCCGCCAGGAGCAGGTATTTGGTCCAGCGCCGACTCCCGAGGATGCAATCGGCAGGGTGGCGGAACGCTACGGTCATTAA